In Miscanthus floridulus cultivar M001 chromosome 5, ASM1932011v1, whole genome shotgun sequence, one genomic interval encodes:
- the LOC136455185 gene encoding receptor-like protein 52, translated as MKELKLLSLSNNMLTGSIPAGVWSLKNLQQLFLYRNNLTGDVVVNDLAATNLSSIDLSENYKLTGAIPEVFGTLKNLNQLYLFSNNFSGEIPASIGQLPSLSIFKLANNRFTGTLPPDLGKYSGLTIVEVNYNELTSAIPEKNKRTKRRRRKERTSRLRGRPPLPSLAI; from the exons ATGAAGGAGTTGAAGTTGCTGAGCCTGTCCAATAACATGTTGACCGGAAGCATACCTGCGGGTGTTTGGAGCCTGAAGAACTTGCAGCAATTGTTTTTGTACCGCAACAACCTCACCGGCGACGTGGTTGTTAATGACTTGGCCGCGACGAACTTAAGTTCCATCGACCTTTCGGAGAATTATAAGCTTACTGGAGCCATCCCTGAAGTCTTTGGGACCTTGAAGAACCTTAACCAGCTGTACCTCTTCAGCAACAACTTCTCTGGCGAGATACCAGCAAGCATCGGCCAGTTGCCGTCACTGTCAATATTCAAGCTTGCCAATAACAGGTTTACTGGCACGCTCCCGCCGGACCTTGGAAAGTACTCAGGCTTGACCATTGTTGAGGTTAATTACAATGAGCTCACCAGTGCTATCCCTGAAAAGAAcaaaagaacaaaa CGACGCCGAAGGAAGGAGCGTACGTCGCGGCTGCGGGGtcgccctcccctcccctcccttgcGATATGA